A DNA window from Chelativorans sp. AA-79 contains the following coding sequences:
- a CDS encoding NUDIX hydrolase, which yields MISGIERLNILERLRQLFGGNPPRVQAAALPWRKKGADVEVLLITSRDTGRWVLPKGWPEGWETLAETASREALEEAGVEGTAADDEIGRYFYGKQMPSGLRWRCEVAVIPLAVTREAKRWPEKKQRTRRWFPPREAAQLVAEPDLSRLLDAFEGNPREIAA from the coding sequence ATGATCAGCGGGATCGAGCGATTGAACATCTTGGAGCGGCTTCGGCAGCTCTTCGGGGGCAATCCTCCCCGCGTGCAGGCCGCCGCCCTGCCCTGGCGGAAAAAAGGTGCCGATGTCGAGGTGCTGCTGATCACGAGCCGCGACACGGGACGGTGGGTCCTGCCGAAGGGCTGGCCGGAGGGGTGGGAAACGCTCGCCGAGACCGCCAGCCGCGAGGCGCTGGAGGAAGCGGGCGTGGAAGGCACCGCGGCCGACGACGAGATCGGCCGCTATTTCTACGGCAAGCAGATGCCCTCCGGCTTGCGCTGGCGCTGCGAGGTCGCGGTCATTCCGCTGGCGGTGACGCGCGAGGCGAAGCGCTGGCCAGAGAAGAAGCAGCGGACACGCCGCTGGTTCCCTCCCCGGGAGGCGGCGCAACTGGTCGCCGAGCCCGATCTTTCCCGCCTGCTCGACGCGTTCGAGGGTAATCCACGGGAAATCGCCGCCTGA